One stretch of Rhizophagus irregularis chromosome 6, complete sequence DNA includes these proteins:
- a CDS encoding DEAD-box ATP-dependent RNA helicase 35, giving the protein MSTSPKKRKVDDLDLELDLDSYVPYVPIKQRREAKFQKLASQRNIPEPQKENEVDDEVEELVRAGPKANVSLIDQAVEAKKQKLIEDSSKTDVEKKLEEEKAIMEAVAQRRLLASVQELAKGIIYTEPMKTTWRPPRQIRERAQADHDAIRQRYHILVEGEDIPPPIKHFRDMKFPSCILKYLKSKGIHRPTPIQVQGLPVVLTGRDMIGIAFTGSGKTLAFSLPLVMFALEEECKLPLIRGEGPIGMIICPSRELARQTYESISSMMDFLVRDGYPKLRHLLCIGGISMSDQQNILSEGIHIVVATPGRLMDMLEKKKFNLDLCKYLCLDEADRMIDMGFEDDVRNIMSYFTSQRQTLLYSATMPKKIQDFARSALVKPVIVNVGRAGAANLDVIQEVEYVKQEAKIVYLLECLQKTPPPVLIFAENKNDVDDIHEYLLVKGVEAVAIHGGKSQEEREFAIRAFKEYKKDVLVASDVASKGLDFPDIQHVINYDMPKEIENYVHRIGRTGRSGKTGVATTFINMNCSEQILLDLKHLLREAKQRVPPVLEALEDPTEKFKDLSGGCMFCGGLGHRISECPKLDAQRRQQLGNISRGGGGAERGGGEY; this is encoded by the exons atGTCCACTTCGCCCAAGAAAAGAAAAGTCGACGATTTAGATCTAGAACTTGATTTGGATAGTTATGTTCCTTATGTTCCAATCAAGCAAAGAAGAGAAGCAAAGTTTCAAAAACTCGCTAGTCAAAGAAACATCCCTGAACCGCAAAAAGAAAATGAGGTTGATGACGAAGTTGAAGAATTGGTCAGAGCTGGACCAAAGGCTAATGTCAGCTTGATCGATCAGGCAGTGGAAgctaaaaaacaaaaattaatagaag aTTCTTCCAAAACCGACGTTGAAAAGAAACTTGAAGAAGAAAAGGCAATTATGGAAGCTGTCGCTCAACGAAGGCTTTTGGCATCAGTTCAAGAACTTGCAAAAGGAATTATTTATACGGAACCAATGAAGACTAC ctgGCGACCGCCTCGTCAAATTCGTGAGAGAGCTCAGGCTGATCATGATGCAATTCGACAGAGATATCATATCCTTGTAGAAGGTGAAGATATCCCACCACCAATTAAACACTTTAGG GATATGAAATTTCCATCTTGTATTTTGAAATACTTAAAATCTAAAGGAATTCATCGGCCAACACCTATTCAAGTTCAAGGTCTTCCCGTTGT atTGACTGGAAGAGACATGATTGGAATTGCATTTACAGGGTCTGGAAAAACCTTGGCCTTTTCATTGCCGTTAGTTATGTTTGCATTAGAAGAAGAATGTAAACTTCCATTAATTAGGGGTGAGGGTCCAATTGGAATGATTATTTGTCCATCG CGTGAATTAGCAAGACAAACTTATGAAAGCATTAGCTCAATGATGGATTTTTTAGTTAGAGATGGCTACCCAAAATTACGACATTTATTATGTATCGGTGGCATATCTATGTCTGATCAACAGAATATCTTATCAGAAGGAATACATATTGTGGTTGCAACTCCCGGAAGATTAATGGACAtgctggaaaaaaaaaaatttaatttagatttatgCAA ATATTTGTGTCTGGACGAGGCTGATAGGATGATTGATATGGGTTTTGAGGATGATGTCAGAAATATTATGTCTTACTTTACG agtCAGCGTCAAACGTTATTATATTCGGCTACTATGCCAAAGAAAATTCAAGATTTTGCAAGATCCGCATTAGTAAAACCTGTGATCGTCAATGTTGGTCGAGCAGGTGCTGCTAATTTGGACGTAATTCAGGAAGTAGAATATGTAAAACAGGAAGCGAAAATTGTATATCTTCTGGAATGTTTACAGAAGACACCACCACCt GTACTTATTTTtgcagaaaataaaaatgatgtgGATGATATTCACGAATACCTTTTAGTGAAAGGAGTTGAAGCAGTAGCTATTCACGGAGgcaaaa GTCAAGAGGAACGAGAATTTGCAATAAGAGCATtcaaagaatataaaaaagatgttTTAGTTGCTTCTGATGTTGCTTCTAAGGGTTTAGATTTTCCGGATATCCAACACGTAATCAATTATGATATGCCGAaggaaattgaaaattatg tacatAGAATTGGTCGTACTGGTCGTTCAGGAAAGACAGGGGTGGCCacaacatttattaatatgaacTGTTCAGAACAGATTTTGCTAGATTTAAAACATTTGCTTCGAGAAGCAAAACAACGAGTTCCACCCGTACTAGAAGCCTTAGAAGATCCTACAGAAAAATTCAAAGACTTATCAGGAG GTTGTATGTTTTGTGGCGGCCTGGGACATCGTATATCCGAATGTCCAAAATTGGATGCTCAAAGACGACAGCAACTTGGTAATATTAGTCGTGGTGGTGGTGGGGCAGAGAGAGGTGGTGGCGAATATTAG